ATTGGCTAAAAACAGGCTGGTTGGCCCTTGATCAAATACGACAGAATTGAGGATAAAGGCGGAAGTCATGTTTTCGCTAACCAGCCCGTTTTGAACGCGTGCCTCACTTTTTGCGTTCACCTACAAAAGGGGGAATGGTGGGCCCGGCAGGACTCGAACCTGCAACCAGACCGTTATGAGCGGTCGGCTCTAACCAATTGAGCTACAGGCCCCCAATAGGTTGTGACCTCGCTTATAGCAAGCAACGGACGCGTGGGAAAGGCTCTCTCTTCAAAAGGTGTACCTTGAGCTCACTGTTTCGTAAATCGAAACGGTAAGTCCCGTTTTCGCCATCTACCCGCCTGAGGCCGGACCAATTACAGTGCTTCTATTAATGCCCCACAACAGAGCGATATAGAGCACAAGAAGATGACCTCCCCCGACAGTCTCAAAACTTCATCCATACCCATAACCTCGCGTTGGCGCAATTCCGACCGGCGCTGGGGTGGGGTGTCCGTCGTCTTGCATTGGACCATGGCTTTGGCTGTGTTCGGTTTGTTTGGCTTAGGTCTGTGGATGACGTCGCTCAGCTATTACGACCCTTGGTACAAACAGGGGCCGTCCATCCACAAAGCCATGGGTGTTTTGTTGTTCGCCACGTTGCTGGTGCGGTTGGCTTGGCGGGCGTTCGACCACACACCGGCGCCGTTGCGAAGTCATTCCGCGCTGGAGCGCAAAGGCGCCCACGCGGCGCATGTGGCTTTATATGCAGGCTTGTGCGTGGTGATGCTCAGCGGTTATTTGATTTCCACAGCCGATGGGCGCGCCATTGACGTTTTTGGTCTGTTTGAAGTCCCCGCGACTTTGAGCAGGCTTAAGAACCAAGAAGACATTGCCGGCGTCGTTCACTTGTGGTTGGCCTCGGGCCTCGTTGGCGTCGCTGTTTTGCACGGCGGTGCGGCGCTCAAACATCATGTCTTGGACAAAGACGCGACGCTCTTGCGCATGCTTGGGCGTTCTACCAAATCCTCCTCCTCAGTTTAACATCATCAAATGTAAAGGATCTCCTCCATGAAATACTACTCTTTGGTCGCTGCTGCAGCCCTCGGGCTTGCCGCCATTGCCCCTGTCAAAGGCGTTCAGGCTGCCGATTACGTGATTGACACCAAAGGCGCGCACGCCTTTGTTCAGTTTCGTGTGAAGCACCTGGGCTACAGCTGGTTGTATGGACGATTCAACACCTTCTCAGGTGAATTCAGCTACGATGCGGACAAGCCGGAGGCCTCTGCGATCTCCGTCACCATTGACACCACAAGCGTCGATTCCAATCACGCCGAGCGCGACAAGCACTTGCGCAGTGGGGACTTTTTGAACGTCTCCGAATTTCCCCAAGCCAAGTTCGTCAGCACCGGCGTGAAGATGAATGCCGACGGCACGGCACAGCTGATGGGGGACTTTACCTTACATGGCGTGACCAAGCCGATCGCCATTGATGTCAACAAGCTTGGCGAAGGTAAAGACCCTTGGGGTGGTTACCGCGCGGGCTTTCAAGGCTCCACCACCATCACCATGGCGGATTACGGCATGACGTTTAACTTAGGCCCCGCGTCGACCCAAGCGGAAATCATTCTGTCTGTTGAAGGCGTGAAGAAGTAAGAGAACGCCAGACATACAAAACCGCCCCCAGAATTTTCCTGGGGGCGGTTTTTTGTGTCTTGTAAAACAATGATCAGTTCTTGGTGGCTAAGATCGGATCTTCTTCGTCCGGGTCTTCCATGCTCATCATGTCGTCCAGCTCGTTGCTGTTCTTTTTGGTCATGGACGGCAGGCCGCGGGTGCCGGATTTGCCGTTGTTGATTTCATCGTCACGCACTTGGCGGTACAGGCTGCGCACAGCTGCGTAATAATCCAGCGAGGTTTTTTCCAAGTCGTCAATGTCTTCCATGTTGCGTTGACGGAAGTCGACGGCGTCGGCCACAAAACGTTCGTTGGGGATGTATTCTTTGTCGGTGTTTTGAGCGTAGTGCCAAATCGGATCGGTGATCACGTCCACCACTTTGCCGACCGCATCACGCGGGTTCGACGGGCCCAAAATCGGCAGAACCAGATACGGTCCGCCGTCCACACCCCAGGTCGCCAGGGTTTGGCCAAAATCTTCTTTGTGAGCCGGATAGCCCATCTCGGTCGCCGGATCGCCAAAGCCCAATATGCCAACGGTGGTGTTGATGGCAAAGCGCGAGAAGGTGTTCCAGGCGCGTTCCGTCTCACCTTGCAAAACATCGTTGAGCAAGATTACCGGGGTTTTCAAGTTGGACAGGAAGTTGCTGACCAAGTCGCGCAAAGGCGGCGGCACAAAGCCGCGGTACATGGCCGCGACTGGACGCAGAACCAAGGTATCCAGGCCACGGTTAAACTCGAACATGGCCCGGTTGAACGGTTCCAACGGATCGTTGATCTCGTTGTATTCAGTGACAGCCTCAGAATCTTTGGGATCAGGCGCGGTGGCACAAGCGCTGACCATGAAGCCCAAAAGCAACACAGCGCCCAAGCGCAGCACTTTATGGCGCAAAACGCTCATAAAACCGCTGAAAAAATCATCCAATCCCGTACGGTGTGTTGCGTACATTCAAGGCTCCGTCACAATAAATACGGCTCGCAAT
This genomic interval from Magnetovibrio sp. PR-2 contains the following:
- a CDS encoding cytochrome b; translation: MTSPDSLKTSSIPITSRWRNSDRRWGGVSVVLHWTMALAVFGLFGLGLWMTSLSYYDPWYKQGPSIHKAMGVLLFATLLVRLAWRAFDHTPAPLRSHSALERKGAHAAHVALYAGLCVVMLSGYLISTADGRAIDVFGLFEVPATLSRLKNQEDIAGVVHLWLASGLVGVAVLHGGAALKHHVLDKDATLLRMLGRSTKSSSSV
- a CDS encoding YceI family protein, whose amino-acid sequence is MKYYSLVAAAALGLAAIAPVKGVQAADYVIDTKGAHAFVQFRVKHLGYSWLYGRFNTFSGEFSYDADKPEASAISVTIDTTSVDSNHAERDKHLRSGDFLNVSEFPQAKFVSTGVKMNADGTAQLMGDFTLHGVTKPIAIDVNKLGEGKDPWGGYRAGFQGSTTITMADYGMTFNLGPASTQAEIILSVEGVKK
- a CDS encoding MlaA family lipoprotein — encoded protein: MYATHRTGLDDFFSGFMSVLRHKVLRLGAVLLLGFMVSACATAPDPKDSEAVTEYNEINDPLEPFNRAMFEFNRGLDTLVLRPVAAMYRGFVPPPLRDLVSNFLSNLKTPVILLNDVLQGETERAWNTFSRFAINTTVGILGFGDPATEMGYPAHKEDFGQTLATWGVDGGPYLVLPILGPSNPRDAVGKVVDVITDPIWHYAQNTDKEYIPNERFVADAVDFRQRNMEDIDDLEKTSLDYYAAVRSLYRQVRDDEINNGKSGTRGLPSMTKKNSNELDDMMSMEDPDEEDPILATKN